CCGCCGCCGCGCTTGAGGCGGATGGCACCGGCGTCGATGTCGAGCTCGTCGTGCACGACGACGAGGCGTTCGAGGGGGACGTCGTAGTACTTGAGCAGGCCGGCCACGGGGCCACCCGACTCGTTCATGTACGTGCCCGGCACAGCGAGGACGGTGCGGGGGCCGGGGGCGCCACCGGGGCGGGTGCCGAGACGGATCTCGGCGACGCGCGCGCGGGCGCGGTGGGTCTTGAACGACGCGCGGCCGCCCGCGACACCGGAGGCGTCGCGGGCGGCCAGCTCGTCCACGACCATGGCACCGACGTTGTGACGGTTCCCGGCGTACTGCGGCCCGGGGTTACCCAGACCGACGACCAACCAGGTGCTCATGGTTCGTGTTCTCGATTCTGTTGCTACCAATGGCGATCCGGACCGTCACACATGACGGCGCGGATGCCGGTGGGCTCAGCTCTCGTCGGAGCCCTCGGGCTTGTCGCCCTCGCCCTCGGCGGACTCGGTGGACTCGCCCTCGGCGGCCTCCTCGTCGCTCTCGTCGCGCTCGATGCCGGCCTCGGCCTCGGCCTCGGCCAGCTCGGCCTCGAGCTCCTCGGCGGAGATGGCCTGCGTGACATTGACGACGAGCGCCTCCTCGTCGGTGACGAGCGTGGCACCCTCGGGCAGCTCGATCGCGCCGGCGAGGATCTGCGTGCCGGCCTCGAGGCCCTCGACCGAGACGACGACGCTCTCGGGGATGTTCGTGGCGAGCGCCTCGAGCTGCAGCGTGTTGTTGTCGAGCGTGACGACGGTCTCCGGGGCGGCCTCGCCCTCGAGGTGCACGGAGACGTCGACGGTGACCTTCTCGCCGCGGCGCACGACGACGAGGTCGATGTGGTCGATGACGGGCTTGATGGCGTCGCGCTGCACGTCCTTGGCCAGGGCGAGCTGCTCCTTGCCGTCGATGACGATCGTCAGCAGGGCGTTGGCCTGCTTGAGGGCCATCATCGTGTCGTGGCCGGGCAGGGTGATGTGCACCGGCTCGGTGCCGTGGCCGTACATCACGGCGGGGATCTTGTTCTCGCGGCGGATCTGGCGGGCGGCGCCCTTGCCGAACGAGGTGCGCTTCTCGGCGGTCAGCCTGGTGGTGTCGGACACGACGGTCTCCTGAGGTTCGTGGTGGTTCTCGGGGCGGCCTCGACGCGGGACGTCGCGCGGAGCGGGGCCGAGGGGCGGGGTCCGCACGCAGAGGCGGGCCCGACCGTCAGGTCAGGGACCACCGCGTCGATCACGGACCAGGTGGCCGCCGGAGCGGCCACGCGTCGTCCCTCGCCGAGGCAACCCCGAGAGTCTAGCCGAGCCGGTGAGGTGCCGGGAAATCGCCTCGGGCCACGCTACGGGTGCCCGGTGGCGCCCCGGAGCGCCCGGGCGGGCACGCCGACCCACGTCTCACCGGGCGGCACGTCGGCGAGCACGACGGCCCCCATCCCGACGACGGCCCACTCCCCCACGACCGTGCGCTCGCGCACCGACGCCGCCATGCCGAGGTAGGCGCCCCGGCCCACCACCACCTCGCCGCCCAGCACGACGCCCGCGCACAACGTGGCGTGGTCGCCCAGCCGGTCGTCGTGGGTGAGCACGACGCGCGGCATGCAGACGACGTGGGCGCCGACCGCGACCTGGGCGGTGGCCACCACCCCTGCGAGCAGCACGCTGCCCTCGCCGAGCACGGTGTCCGGCGCGAGCGCGGCCGCGGGGTGCACCACGGCGGCGTAGCGGTCGGCGCCGAGGCCGAACCCCGCCAGCCGGTCGACGAGGCGGGCGCGCACCGCGCCCTTGCCGGCGCAGACGACAAGCGCCGCGTCCGGATGCCGGGTGGCCTCCTCGAGCGCGCCGAGCACCGGGAGGCCGGGGGCTGCGTCGGTGCCCCACCGGGTCGCGTCGTCGTCGAGGCAGCCGAGCACCCGCCGACCCGCGGCGCGGGCCGCCGCGGCCGTCTCGCGGGCCAGCCCGCCGGCGGCGACGAGCAGCAGCGGCCGGTCGTCGTGGCTCACGACGGGACGACCGCCGGCGCACCCGCGAGGCGGGCCGGCATCCGGTCGGGAAGCGTGTGCCACCAGTGCAGCTCACGGCGGATGGTCTGGTCGTGCCACCCCGTCCCGCCCGGACCCGACTCAACTCCGGCGACGCCTGCGATTCCTGCGACGCCGTCGGCGCGCAGCAGCCCGGCGAGCCGCCCCAGGTCGTCGTCGTCGACCCCTGCCCGCCGCAGGCCGACCGCGTTGAGGGCGTGCACCCGCACGGGCGAGCCGTAGGCCTGCACGAAGGGCGGGACGTCACGGGTCACGGGGGTGCCCATGCCGACCATCGCGAGGGCACCGACGCTGCGGCGCTGGTGCACGCTGACGTTGAGGCCGAGGTTGGCCCCGTCGCGGACTGTGGCGTGCCCCCCGATGCTGACGCCGGCCGAGAGGGTGACGCGGTCACCGACGACGACGTCGTGCGCGACGTACGCGCGGCTGAAGAGCTGGCAGTGGCTCCCGATCGTCGTGGGGCGCCAGCTGCCGTGGTGCACGACGACGCCGTCGCGCAGCACGGTGTGCTCGCCGACCACGACCGCGTGGTGGTCGAGGTCGCCGTCCCACGCGCGGTTGCGTCGCTCGCTCGACATCTCCGGCGCCCCGCCGAGGTGGACGCCGGGGCCGACCCAGACGTGGTCACCGACGGTCGCCGGCCCGAGCAGCACGGCGAACGGCCCGACGACGACGCCGGCCCCCAGCGCCACCCCCGGCCCGACGAACGCGGTCTCGTGCACGCGCGTGGCGTCCATGCCCGCCCCTCTCGCCGACGACGCCGGGAGGCCCGGCCCTCACGGTCGGAAACTACACCGGCACAGGGCGGCCCACGGGGCGAACATCGGTCATCCGGGGTCGCGGGCCGCGTCGGCGCGCACCGCGACGAGGCCGCCGACGATGAGCACCCCACCGACGAGCTGCACCGGGGTGGGCAGCTCGCTGAGGACGAGCCACGCGAAGAGCACGGCGAAGAGCACCTCGGTGAGGGCGACGAACGAGGCGACCTTCGCCCCGAGCATCCGCACGGCCGCGATGCCGGTGACGTAGGCGAAGGCGGCTGCCACGACGGCGATGACGAGCAGGGGCACCCACCAGGGCAGCACCCGCCCGCCCAGCGTGACCTCGGAGGCGCCGCGCACGAGCTCGACCGCGCCGGTGACCGAGGCGAGCCAGAGGGCCACGGCCCCGACGACGAGCCCACCGCCGGCAAGGGCCATCGGGGGCACGTCGTCGTCGACGTGGTCGGCGAGCAGGAAGTAGAGGACGAGGCACACCGCCGCGGCGAGGCCCCAGAGGACGCCGACGAGGTCGAGGCTGGCGCCGCCGACGACGTCGAGCACGAGCAGCAGCCCGACCACGGCGAGCCCGATCCCGGCGAGGGTGAGCCGGCGGGGGCGCTGCCGGTGGCGCAGCCAGAGCCAGCCGACGATGAGCACGGGGGCGAGGTACTCGAGCAGCAGCGCCACCCCGACCGAGAGGTGGGTGACGGCGTTGAAGTAGGCGAGCTGGCACCCCGCGACGCCGGTCAGCCCATAGCCGACGACGGCGATCCCGTTGCGCCGCAACGCTCCCCAGCGACCGCGCAAGGCCACGAGCGTCGGCACGAGCAGGACGAGGGCGGCGACCGTGATCCGCAGGGTGACGACGAGGCCCGGCGACCAGCCCCCGGCGATGAGCGACTTGCCGAACGCACCGGACGTGCCGAAGGCGGCGGCCGAGACGAGCGCGACGACGAGACCGACGGCCGGATGCCGTTGGGTACGGGTCGCCGGGTCGGCGCCGACCTCCGGGGCCGGCAGGGTGCCCACGGGGACGGCTGCCGGAGCGGTCACGGGGTCGGTCATCAGCGTCTCGCGTTCTCGTGTCAGGAGCCAAAGTCGGTACACTCATGACGCTAGCGCCGACGTACGTCAGGAGTCAACACGATGTTCACCCATGACACGGAGGTCGTCCTCGTCGGCACCGCGGCGCTCGTCAACACGATGCCGGGCTCGGTGCCGGGCGACGACGACCCCGACCGCCTCACCACCCTCGACGATCTGGGCGAGCTCGTCTCGGGGCAGGGCTGGACCGGCCGCATCGACGGCAGCGCCGACGAGCTCGCCGAGGTGCGCGGGCTGCGGCCCCGCCTGCGCGAGCTGTGGGAGCGCGACGAAGCCGGCGTCGTGGCCGTCGTCAACGAGCTGCTCGCCCAGGCTCAGGCCGTGCCGCAGCTCGTCGAGCACGACGACTCTGGCTGGCACATCCACGCGACCCCGGCCGAGGCCCCCCTGGCCCAGCGGATGGCGGTCGAGGCCGCGATGGCCCTCGTCGACGTCGT
This is a stretch of genomic DNA from Terracoccus luteus. It encodes these proteins:
- the pth gene encoding aminoacyl-tRNA hydrolase, which gives rise to MSTWLVVGLGNPGPQYAGNRHNVGAMVVDELAARDASGVAGGRASFKTHRARARVAEIRLGTRPGGAPGPRTVLAVPGTYMNESGGPVAGLLKYYDVPLERLVVVHDELDIDAGAIRLKRGGGEGGHNGLRSITKSVGSKDYLRVRVGIGRPPGRQDPADFVLKDFAKVERDGLPFLLDDAADAVEALLEVGLEPAQQRFHAPR
- a CDS encoding 50S ribosomal protein L25/general stress protein Ctc — its product is MSDTTRLTAEKRTSFGKGAARQIRRENKIPAVMYGHGTEPVHITLPGHDTMMALKQANALLTIVIDGKEQLALAKDVQRDAIKPVIDHIDLVVVRRGEKVTVDVSVHLEGEAAPETVVTLDNNTLQLEALATNIPESVVVSVEGLEAGTQILAGAIELPEGATLVTDEEALVVNVTQAISAEELEAELAEAEAEAGIERDESDEEAAEGESTESAEGEGDKPEGSDES
- a CDS encoding NeuD/PglB/VioB family sugar acetyltransferase, producing MSHDDRPLLLVAAGGLARETAAAARAAGRRVLGCLDDDATRWGTDAAPGLPVLGALEEATRHPDAALVVCAGKGAVRARLVDRLAGFGLGADRYAAVVHPAAALAPDTVLGEGSVLLAGVVATAQVAVGAHVVCMPRVVLTHDDRLGDHATLCAGVVLGGEVVVGRGAYLGMAASVRERTVVGEWAVVGMGAVVLADVPPGETWVGVPARALRGATGHP
- a CDS encoding acyl-ACP--UDP-N- acetylglucosamine O-acyltransferase; this encodes MDATRVHETAFVGPGVALGAGVVVGPFAVLLGPATVGDHVWVGPGVHLGGAPEMSSERRNRAWDGDLDHHAVVVGEHTVLRDGVVVHHGSWRPTTIGSHCQLFSRAYVAHDVVVGDRVTLSAGVSIGGHATVRDGANLGLNVSVHQRRSVGALAMVGMGTPVTRDVPPFVQAYGSPVRVHALNAVGLRRAGVDDDDLGRLAGLLRADGVAGIAGVAGVESGPGGTGWHDQTIRRELHWWHTLPDRMPARLAGAPAVVPS
- a CDS encoding EamA family transporter, which encodes MTDPVTAPAAVPVGTLPAPEVGADPATRTQRHPAVGLVVALVSAAAFGTSGAFGKSLIAGGWSPGLVVTLRITVAALVLLVPTLVALRGRWGALRRNGIAVVGYGLTGVAGCQLAYFNAVTHLSVGVALLLEYLAPVLIVGWLWLRHRQRPRRLTLAGIGLAVVGLLLVLDVVGGASLDLVGVLWGLAAAVCLVLYFLLADHVDDDVPPMALAGGGLVVGAVALWLASVTGAVELVRGASEVTLGGRVLPWWVPLLVIAVVAAAFAYVTGIAAVRMLGAKVASFVALTEVLFAVLFAWLVLSELPTPVQLVGGVLIVGGLVAVRADAARDPG
- a CDS encoding CGNR zinc finger domain-containing protein; the protein is MFTHDTEVVLVGTAALVNTMPGSVPGDDDPDRLTTLDDLGELVSGQGWTGRIDGSADELAEVRGLRPRLRELWERDEAGVVAVVNELLAQAQAVPQLVEHDDSGWHIHATPAEAPLAQRMAVEAAMALVDVVRAGRLDRLRVCDADDCDDVVVDLSRNGSRRFCEGGCAARAHTAAYRARRASGS